In Anser cygnoides isolate HZ-2024a breed goose chromosome 14, Taihu_goose_T2T_genome, whole genome shotgun sequence, one genomic interval encodes:
- the EGR1 gene encoding early growth response protein 1 produces MAAAKAEMQLLPPLQISEPFGAFPHSPPAMDSHYPKLEEMMLLSGGGPQFLAPPGASESAGFGAAGEPGEQHFEHLAADTFPEISLNNEKTLPETSYPNQTTRLPPITYTGRFSLEPAPNSSNTLWPEPLFSLVSGLVGMANAPPTSTPSSSSPSSSSQSPPLSCSVQASENSPIYSAAPTFPNSSSDIFPEPQTQSFPNPSGAPMQYPPPAYPAAKTNFQVPMIPDYLFPQQQGELSLIPADQKPFPALENRAQQPSLTPLSTIKAFATQTGSQELKTLNTNYQSQLIKPSRMRKYPNRPSKTPPHERPYACPVESCDRRFSRSDELTRHIRIHTGQKPFQCRICMRNFSRSDHLTTHIRTHTGEKPFACDICGRKFARSDERKRHTKIHLRQKDKKAEKAAPVSTTSPVAAYSSSVATSYPSSIATTYPSPVRTVYSSPAPSSYPSPAHTTFPSPSIATTYPSGTVTFQTQVATSFPSPGITNNFSSQVTSALSDMTSTFSPRTIEIC; encoded by the exons ATGGCCGCGGCCAAGGCAGAgatgcagctcctgcccccGCTGCAGATTTCCGAGCCCTTCGGCGCCTTCCCGCACTCGCCCCCCGCCATGGACAGTCACTACCCCAAGCTGGAGGAGATGATGCTGCTCAGTGGCGGGGGCCCGCAGTTCCTCGCGCCCCCCGGGGCGTCCGAGAGCGCGGGCTTCGGCGCGGCCGGGGAGCCCGGAGAGCAACACTTCGAGCATCTCGCGGCAG ACACTTTTCCTGAGATCTCCCTGAACAATGAGAAAACCCTGCCAGAAACCAGTTATCCCAACCAAACAACGCGGCTGCCACCAATAACCTACACGGGGCGCTTCTCCCTAGAGCCAGCACCCAACAGTAGCAACACCTTATGGCCAGAACCTCTCTTCAGCCTTGTCAGTGGGCTGGTGGGCATGGCCAACGCACCTCCCACCTCAACACCATCTTCATCatcaccctcctcctcctcgcagaGCCCCCCTCTGAGCTGTTCTGTCCAAGCCAGCGAGAACAGTCCAATTTATTCAGCTGCACCAACTTTTCCCAATTCTAGCTCTGACATTTTTCCTGAACCGCAGACCCAGTCCTTTCCCAACCCCTCTGGAGCTCCCATGCAGTATCCACCTCCAGCTTATCCAGCTGCTAAAACCAACTTTCAGGTGCCAATGATTCCGGATTACCTGTTCCCTCAGCAACAGGGTGAGCTCAGCCTTATCCCAGCTGATCAGAAGCCCTTTCCAGCCCTTGAGaacagagcacagcagcctTCCCTCACGCCGCTGTCCACTATCAAGGCATTTGCCACACAGACTGGCTCCCAAGAGTTGAAGACCCTCAACACTAATTACCAGTCCCAGCTGATCAAGCCCAGCAGAATGAGGAAATACCCCAACCGCCCCAGCAAGACACCTCCTCATGAACGGCCCTATGCCTGCCCAGTGGAGTCCTGTGACAGAAGGTTTTCACGGTCTGATGAGCTAACTCGTCATATTCGCATCCACACAGGACAGAAACCTTTCCAGTGCCGCATTTGCATGCGGAACTTCAGCAGGAGCGATCATTTGACCACTCACATCCGAACGCACACAGGAGAGAAGCCATTTGCCTGTGACATTTGTGGCAGAAAGTTTGCCAGAAGTGATGAGAGGAAGAGACACACTAAAATCCACCTTAGGCAGAAGGacaagaaagctgaaaaggCAGCTCCGGTCTCAACTACTTCTCCGGTTGCTGCCTACTCATCCTCTGTGGCTACATCCTACCCTTCCTCCATTGCCACCACTTATCCCTCACCAGTGCGCACAGTGTAttcttcccctgccccatcTTCCTATCCCTCCCCTGCACACACGACATTCCCATCTCCGTCTATAGCAACCACTTACCCCTCTGGCACTGTCACTTTTCAGACCCAAGTGGCCACTTCCTTCCCGTCTCCAGGGATCACCAATAATTTCAGCTCTCAGGTGACATCAGCACTTTCAGACATGACATCAACCTTTTCTCCACGGACAATTGAGATTTGCTGA